A section of the Spirosoma pollinicola genome encodes:
- a CDS encoding acyl-CoA thioesterase codes for MPQPKHAHESMTVMTEMVLPNDTNTLGNLMGGRLLHFMDIAAAIAAQKHSNRLVVTASVDSVSFAEPIRLGNIVTMKAQVTRAFSSSMEIFIEVWAEDIPAGHRVSTNSAYYTFVAVDQSGRPIEVPAVIPETDDEKERYASALRRRQLRLVLAGRMNAQEATELREFLKV; via the coding sequence ATGCCTCAACCCAAACATGCCCACGAATCCATGACGGTTATGACTGAAATGGTACTTCCCAACGATACCAATACGCTTGGTAATCTGATGGGTGGGCGACTGCTTCATTTTATGGATATCGCGGCTGCCATTGCCGCTCAAAAACACTCGAACCGTCTGGTAGTCACGGCTTCAGTAGACAGTGTTTCATTTGCCGAACCCATTCGTCTGGGCAATATCGTGACTATGAAAGCGCAGGTAACCAGAGCTTTCAGTTCGTCAATGGAAATTTTTATTGAGGTTTGGGCCGAAGACATTCCGGCGGGCCATCGGGTGAGTACCAACAGTGCCTATTACACATTTGTAGCTGTCGACCAGAGCGGGCGGCCCATTGAAGTACCCGCCGTAATCCCCGAAACCGACGACGAAAAAGAACGCTACGCCAGCGCACTCCGTCGGCGGCAACTTCGATTAGTTCTTGCCGGACGCATGAATGCCCAGGAGGCAACGGAATTGAGGGAGTTTTTGAAAGTCTGA
- a CDS encoding sterol desaturase family protein, whose amino-acid sequence MERLVDYFEHIPSSHRSLILVGGITLFWLIESAIPLFRFSQATPGYSKLHHAGINIFFTLTTIVVNFILAFILFRTSDWVVRQHVGLLSWVDMPLWAETIVGLLGLDLIGAWLAHWTQHKVTFMWRFHLIHHTDAYVDTTTANRHHPGESVIRFVFTTLAVLVMGAPMWLVFLYQALSVLLSQFNHANIELPRWADRLLGLVIVTPNMHHVHHHYVLPVTNTNYGNIFPCWDRLFGTYHEMAGKNIHYGIDTHTEPNEHSQIGSLLKMPFQKYRPPVGEKTPETKELA is encoded by the coding sequence ATGGAGCGGTTAGTAGACTATTTCGAGCATATCCCGTCATCGCACCGGAGTCTGATTTTGGTCGGCGGCATTACGCTGTTCTGGCTTATCGAAAGTGCAATACCCCTGTTTCGGTTTTCGCAGGCCACCCCCGGCTACAGTAAGCTCCATCACGCAGGGATCAATATATTCTTTACACTAACGACCATCGTCGTCAACTTCATACTGGCCTTTATTCTGTTCCGCACCAGCGACTGGGTCGTGCGTCAGCACGTTGGCCTGTTATCTTGGGTCGATATGCCGCTTTGGGCCGAAACAATTGTTGGGTTGCTGGGGCTGGATTTGATTGGGGCCTGGCTGGCTCACTGGACTCAACACAAGGTTACATTCATGTGGCGGTTTCACCTGATCCACCATACCGATGCGTATGTCGATACCACCACTGCTAATCGCCACCACCCCGGCGAAAGTGTCATCCGGTTTGTTTTTACAACGCTTGCTGTTCTGGTAATGGGAGCACCCATGTGGTTGGTATTTCTGTATCAGGCACTCTCTGTGTTGCTTTCGCAGTTCAATCACGCCAATATCGAACTGCCCCGCTGGGCCGACCGACTGTTAGGTTTGGTCATCGTAACGCCTAACATGCACCATGTACACCACCATTATGTGCTGCCCGTTACGAACACCAACTATGGCAATATTTTTCCCTGTTGGGACCGGCTTTTCGGAACCTATCACGAAATGGCGGGCAAAAACATTCACTATGGAATTGATACGCACACCGAGCCGAACGAGCATTCGCAGATCGGCAGTT
- a CDS encoding serine hydrolase domain-containing protein has protein sequence MKIRVLTGLLAGFFVFAGAQISVAQKPVSGPVLKEAAAETVGMSTARLQRMDAVINDYIAKGRQAGVGVMVVRNGQIVYHKAYGMDNVVTKTPLKRDAIFRIASQTKAIASIGLMMLFEEGKFLLDDPISKYIPAFKNPKVLEKFNEKDSSFTTVPAKREITIRQLLTHTSGISYPGIGAKEAVAMYAKYRIPSGIGTPSGTLSDAMTRLGALPLLHQPGEKWTYGLSVDVVGYLIEVLSGQSLDQYLRTRLFDPLGMNDTFFYLPAGKQSRLTMVYTEDSTKAVKPLPSLNGLSPDYPKQAGTYFSGGAGLSSTMYDYAIFLQMMLNGGEYGGKRFLSPTTVRLITTNQIGELNQGLNKFGLGFSITSEKSAARLPVSEGTFDWGGFFGTTYWVDPKEGIVAQIYTQKVPNSYGDLTDKFKVLVYQAIMQMK, from the coding sequence ATGAAAATACGTGTATTAACCGGCCTGCTGGCCGGTTTTTTTGTTTTTGCCGGGGCACAGATATCTGTTGCCCAAAAGCCTGTATCAGGTCCCGTCTTGAAAGAGGCTGCTGCCGAAACGGTTGGTATGAGTACCGCCCGACTTCAACGGATGGATGCCGTGATCAACGATTATATCGCGAAGGGTCGTCAGGCGGGTGTTGGTGTTATGGTCGTGCGTAATGGCCAGATTGTTTATCATAAAGCGTATGGGATGGATAATGTGGTAACTAAAACACCTCTCAAGCGCGACGCTATTTTTCGTATTGCTTCGCAAACAAAGGCAATCGCCAGTATTGGCCTGATGATGTTGTTTGAAGAAGGGAAATTCCTGCTCGATGATCCGATCTCGAAATACATTCCGGCTTTCAAAAATCCGAAAGTGCTGGAAAAATTTAACGAAAAGGATTCATCATTTACGACTGTTCCGGCCAAGCGTGAGATCACTATCCGGCAGTTGCTGACGCACACATCGGGAATTAGTTATCCCGGAATTGGCGCGAAAGAGGCTGTGGCGATGTATGCCAAATATAGAATTCCCAGTGGTATCGGCACGCCCAGTGGTACACTTTCGGATGCGATGACTCGGCTGGGTGCGTTACCGCTTCTGCATCAGCCCGGCGAAAAATGGACCTATGGCCTGAGCGTCGATGTGGTAGGTTACCTGATTGAAGTGCTGTCGGGGCAGTCGCTCGACCAATATTTGCGGACCAGGTTATTCGACCCGCTGGGCATGAATGACACTTTTTTCTATCTCCCAGCCGGTAAGCAGAGCCGCCTGACAATGGTCTATACCGAAGATTCCACAAAGGCAGTTAAACCGTTACCGTCCTTAAATGGCCTCTCGCCAGATTATCCCAAACAGGCGGGTACTTATTTTTCGGGTGGGGCGGGTTTGTCGTCGACGATGTATGATTACGCTATTTTTCTGCAAATGATGCTCAATGGTGGTGAGTACGGCGGCAAGCGTTTCCTGAGTCCAACAACCGTCCGGCTGATTACGACGAATCAGATCGGGGAGTTGAATCAGGGCCTGAACAAGTTTGGCCTGGGCTTCTCCATCACATCGGAGAAAAGTGCGGCCCGATTGCCCGTTTCAGAAGGTACATTCGATTGGGGCGGCTTCTTCGGAACAACCTATTGGGTCGACCCGAAAGAAGGCATAGTTGCCCAGATTTATACCCAGAAGGTGCCCAATAGCTATGGCGACCTGACCGATAAATTCAAGGTGCTGGTGTATCAGGCTATTATGCAGATGAAATAA